A region of Microtus ochrogaster isolate Prairie Vole_2 linkage group LG1, MicOch1.0, whole genome shotgun sequence DNA encodes the following proteins:
- the Reep6 gene encoding receptor expression-enhancing protein 6 isoform X1: MDGLRQRFERFLEQKNVATEALGALEARTGVEKRYLAAGALALLSLYLLFGYGASLLCNVIGFVYPAYASVKAIESPAKEDDTVWLTYWVVYALFGLIEFFSDLLLFWFPFYYAGKCAFLLFCMTPGPWNGALILYHRVIRPLFLKHHVALDSAVNNLSGRALDIAAGITRDVLQALARGRALVTPASTMEPPAALEPDPKSGQSLLLKHK; the protein is encoded by the exons ATGGACGGTCTGCGCCAGCGCTTCGAGCGGTTTCTAGAACAGAAGAACGTTGCCACCGAAGCGCTCGGAGCGCTCGAAGCCAGGACCGGTGTAGAGAAGCGGTATCTGGCCGCGG GGGCTCTCGCGCTGCTAAGCCTGTATCTTCTGTTCGGCTACGGGGCCTCTCTACTGTGCAATGTCATCGGATTTGTATACCCCGCATATGCTTC AGTCAAAGCTATCGAGAGCCCAGCCAAGGAAGACGATACTGTGTGGCTAACCTACTGGGTGGTGTACGCCCTGTTCGGCCTGATCGAGTTCTTCAGCGATCTACTCCTGTTCTGGTTCCCTTTCTACTACGCGGGCAAG TGCGCCTTCCTGTTATTCTGCATGACTCCGGGACCCTGGAACGGGGCTCTAATACTGTACCATCGCGTCATACGACCACTATTTCTAAAACACCACGTGGCCCTAGACAGCGCCGTGAACAATCTCAGCGGAAGGGCGTTGGACATAGCGGCTGGGATAACCCGGGACG TACTGCAGGCCCTGGCACGGGGCCGGGCTCTCGTCACCCCAGCTTCAACAATGGAGCCCCCAGCCGCTCTGGAACCGGACC cCAAGTCAGGTCAGAGTCTGCTCCTGAAGCACAAGTGA
- the Reep6 gene encoding receptor expression-enhancing protein 6 isoform X2: protein MDGLRQRFERFLEQKNVATEALGALEARTGVEKRYLAAGALALLSLYLLFGYGASLLCNVIGFVYPAYASVKAIESPAKEDDTVWLTYWVVYALFGLIEFFSDLLLFWFPFYYAGKCAFLLFCMTPGPWNGALILYHRVIRPLFLKHHVALDSAVNNLSGRALDIAAGITRDAKSGQSLLLKHK, encoded by the exons ATGGACGGTCTGCGCCAGCGCTTCGAGCGGTTTCTAGAACAGAAGAACGTTGCCACCGAAGCGCTCGGAGCGCTCGAAGCCAGGACCGGTGTAGAGAAGCGGTATCTGGCCGCGG GGGCTCTCGCGCTGCTAAGCCTGTATCTTCTGTTCGGCTACGGGGCCTCTCTACTGTGCAATGTCATCGGATTTGTATACCCCGCATATGCTTC AGTCAAAGCTATCGAGAGCCCAGCCAAGGAAGACGATACTGTGTGGCTAACCTACTGGGTGGTGTACGCCCTGTTCGGCCTGATCGAGTTCTTCAGCGATCTACTCCTGTTCTGGTTCCCTTTCTACTACGCGGGCAAG TGCGCCTTCCTGTTATTCTGCATGACTCCGGGACCCTGGAACGGGGCTCTAATACTGTACCATCGCGTCATACGACCACTATTTCTAAAACACCACGTGGCCCTAGACAGCGCCGTGAACAATCTCAGCGGAAGGGCGTTGGACATAGCGGCTGGGATAACCCGGGACG cCAAGTCAGGTCAGAGTCTGCTCCTGAAGCACAAGTGA